AAAATTTCTACCTTTCTTGTTTCGTCAGGTATGTGATGAAAGACCAAAAAGCTGGACCAGACTTCATTTTGAAGAAGCTCAGGCTCAATTTTTGAGGGTTTGAGAGTCTTTCAAGACAATTTTAACAAAAACTGGAAAAGAATTTACGAAACAGGATTTTTATTACGCGAACGGTGAGTAAATAGTTGATAAAAACGTTCCTTTTTCCTTTCCATTTTGTTTGGCAAAACTCATAACTTGTTCTTTTCTTTTCTGAAAAGAGAAAATACCAAACTTCGGGTTTCACCGATCAAGACTCTAAACACCACCTATTGATTAGCCTTTTAGAATATCTCCTTTCCCTCTGGAAGCGCTTCCAAGAGTCATTTAAAGTGAAGTTTTCCAGCTCGCTTGTTAACTCTTCCTACAGGAAAAAACTCACCTCTCAATGTACATTAAATCGTTCCAACTCAAGGAGATCAAGGCTTTTTCAGATGTCAAATTCGACTTTGGCAAAGATGACCAGTATGCCGGGTGGAATGTCTTCGTCGGTGGGAATGCTTCGGGGAAATCTACCATTTTGAAAGGCATTGCGCTGGCTCTGGCTGGTCCAGTCGAAGGCCGCGTTTTGCTCCCGACGACTCAAGGGTGGCTTCGCTATTCGGCTGCCAGCGGGACAATTGACCTGGAACTGGTTTTTGACAAAGAGCACGATACCTTCAAAGGCAAAGGGGCGACACCGATTGGTCCCTTTTTTGCCGGGGTTCAGTGGCACAAGCCTTCCAAAGAAGATCAACTCCCCATCTTTGAAGCGAATAAAAAAAGCCGGTCCCCGCTGAAGATTGCAGAGCGAAGCCTGTGGAACACCAATGCTTCAGGATGGTTTTGTGCCGGGTATGGGCCAATGCGCCGGTTGACCGGGACTTCGGCAGATGCGATTCGCTTTACACTTGCCGGAGGAGTGATAAGCCGATTTCTGACGCTTTTCCGCGAGGACGCGGCACTCACCGAAAGTGAAGAATGGTTGAAAAAAGAGCACGCTCGTTCCTTGGAACAAGGAACGAATTCGCAATCAGCTCAACTTTTGGAAAATGTGACCAGCTTCCTCAATGATGGGCTTTTACCGAACAACATGAAGATTTCCAAAGTGACGGTTGATCAGGTGCTGCTGTCAAATCAGGAAGGGCTTGAGTTGCCCATGCGTGATTTAAGCGATGGATTTCGGAGCGTATATGCTCTCCTGCTGGACCTGATTCATAGTTTTGCGGAAGTGTATGGCGTTGAAGGACTTTTTACCAAAAACCCTGATTCTCCGTGGCAAATCAACAAACCGGGAGTTGTGTTGATTGATGAGGTAGAAGCCCATCTCCATCCGGTCTGGCAGCAGACACTCCCGGAATGGTTAAAGAGCCGGTTTCCACTGGTTCAATTCATTGTCACGACCCATAGTCCATTGATTGTGCAGGCAGCCAGTCCAGGTGGAATTTATGTTTTGCCGCTCCAAAATGAACCTCAACGGGCAGCTCGGCGACTGGATGATCATGAATATGAAAAAATCAGACTCGGAAGAGCTGAGAAAATCCTGTTAGGTGAAGCCTTTGGTTTGAAACAAACTCGGAGCACCTGGGCCAAAAAACAAATTGACCAGTGGAAACGACTCAAAGCGAAAAAAGAAGCCGAGGTTGAGCTGACCACTGCTGAGAAAAGCGATTTTGAAAGGTTGGAACGTGACATGCAGCTTGTTTTTGAGTTTCCAGAGAACCAGGAGTAGTGCCAAATGCGCCAGTTGCCTCCGCGAAAACCCTTGCCGCCAAGAACCCAGCTTAAACTTGCGCAAGAAACGACCAAAATCAAAGATTCTGCGGAACCTCAAAAAACAGCGCTTGCCCGCTACAAAAATGCACGTGACTGCAAGTGGTTCATTCCGGTAACCGATACCTTGAAGGAGCTGGCGGCCCCTGGCGAACGATGTATGTTTTGTAGTTCGAACGAACCATCTCAAGTGGAACACTACCGACCAAAAGCAATTTTTCCAACGCTTACATTCGTCTGGGAAAACTATTTGTGGGCTTGTGGTATTTGTAACCTGGCTAAACTCGATCAATTTCCGACTGAGGAACATCAGCGATTGATCAATCCACTTGATGAAAATGTATGGGACTATTTCTTGCTTGATGAGGAACATGGCCAGCCCATAGCCCGATGGGATGTGGCACTCAATGATAAAAATCCTCGGGCAGTTAAAACCTTGGAAATTCTGAACCTGGAACGAGAAGGATTGGAACGACCTCGTAAAGCACGGCTCAAAAACCTGAAACAGCAAATCAATGATAGCCTGAGGTTGTTAGATCACGGAGATCTCACCAGAGAAGACCTTCGTCAACGAATTCAAGACTGGCGTCAGGAGCCGCTTCAACCGGATATCGCCGATTACTTCCTCAACGGCCCAGGAAAAGCCAAAGAGCCCTTTCGAACGTTATTTCAAGTCCTTGAAGCTTGAAAGTTGCAACCACAAGGACGCAGAGGGTAAACTATTACCATCTATTTGAAACAAAAGCACTTATCCTTTCCCTTCTAAGTACAAATCCCCATAAAAGAAGGACGAAATTCAACCACCCGCTGGGAGAAACATTGGTTTTCGCCCGGATGGGCACTGGAACACACTGGTGAGCGAGTCGCCGAAAATCCCACGGAAAACGGAAGTCGGGCCAGTTTCCAGCGCCCATCCGGGCGCGAACCACTGGGAACCGAGATCCGGTGGTGTGCCCAAAGCGGCAAACCACCGGCTATTGTCCGGCGCCCATCCGGGCGAAAGCCAATTCGGAGTCACCGAAATTCCCTCCCCCATTTATAGGAACTTGTACTAAGTGATTGAGAATCTGATACTTCCTGGTTATCTTCACCACGCCCGAACGCCGCGTTTCTCCGCAAAATAAATCAAAATATCGAAATTTCCCGGCGACTGGCCAAGCATTCTTAGCAACAGCGCCACCTGTCCGCGATGGTGGACGGCGTGGTTGGCAGCGTGTTGCAACAATTCTCCAAGCGGCATTGATAGTTGTTCACCTCGATCATTTGGGTATTCAACAGACTGGGTCAGGTCTGCGTCGGTCAGCCCTTTCAAAAACTCACGAATGCTGGCTTCAACCTTGTTCCAACGTTCCATCAGGGATTCAACTGTTGGAAAATCAGCCGGGTTCAGGCGCGGGCCGCGTTTGGGGCCGCCACACCGGTCCGCCCACCCCAGTTCAACACTCAGAATATGGGTCATCGTGTTCTGGATTGACCCATAACTCCCTCCGACAGATTGTGTAAATTGCCCAGGTGGAAGGTGTGAAATCACTTCACAGAGCTTTCGGTTGGCCCAGTAACCATAATCGAACAACATTTCGAGATCTTTGACGGTCATTGCTTCCTCGCGCTTGATAGAAAAATGAAGAAACCCGAATTATGGAGTATAAAGCTGGCTTGTCAAAGTTCGCATTTCTCCGTAGAATGCCCCGGTTACAGCCACCAATCAAAAACCTCAGGACTCCTGACTGATAGTCCAGGCTTGAGAAGTTACGCTTCTTGTTGCTGGCAAGTCAGTCACTGTAAAAAAGGAATACCTTGTTATGACTGATGATACCTTAAAACTCTGGCAGGTCATTGTTTACGGAATCGAATATACGATTGATGAAGAAACACTCAAAGCCTGGATTCTGGCAGGAAAAATCCGCCACGAGGAC
The genomic region above belongs to Acidobacteriota bacterium and contains:
- a CDS encoding DinB family protein, producing the protein MTVKDLEMLFDYGYWANRKLCEVISHLPPGQFTQSVGGSYGSIQNTMTHILSVELGWADRCGGPKRGPRLNPADFPTVESLMERWNKVEASIREFLKGLTDADLTQSVEYPNDRGEQLSMPLGELLQHAANHAVHHRGQVALLLRMLGQSPGNFDILIYFAEKRGVRAW
- a CDS encoding ATP-binding protein translates to MYIKSFQLKEIKAFSDVKFDFGKDDQYAGWNVFVGGNASGKSTILKGIALALAGPVEGRVLLPTTQGWLRYSAASGTIDLELVFDKEHDTFKGKGATPIGPFFAGVQWHKPSKEDQLPIFEANKKSRSPLKIAERSLWNTNASGWFCAGYGPMRRLTGTSADAIRFTLAGGVISRFLTLFREDAALTESEEWLKKEHARSLEQGTNSQSAQLLENVTSFLNDGLLPNNMKISKVTVDQVLLSNQEGLELPMRDLSDGFRSVYALLLDLIHSFAEVYGVEGLFTKNPDSPWQINKPGVVLIDEVEAHLHPVWQQTLPEWLKSRFPLVQFIVTTHSPLIVQAASPGGIYVLPLQNEPQRAARRLDDHEYEKIRLGRAEKILLGEAFGLKQTRSTWAKKQIDQWKRLKAKKEAEVELTTAEKSDFERLERDMQLVFEFPENQE